The Flavobacterium faecale genomic sequence TTTTTTCCTGATGGCGTTGGTCTTCGGAACTTTGCTTTTACTCAGTTTAAAGAAATAGGAGAGGCGAGGGGCAACCAAATTGTGTACTGGAACAACACTGTTTTTTCGTTAAAGCAGGAGTTGGGGTACGATGAGGTTAAGATCGAAAATCATAAAATCCATAAGCTTACACCCATATACACGCGCATTCGTAAGCATATCGAATTGAATGTTTCTCAAAAGAAATTCAATGATGAGGTATATCCAACATATAAATTTCCATTCAGTTACAAGGGAATCAAAAACAGCCTAGTTAGTGTTTTTTCGAAAATAATGATTGGGTTTCATTCTTCGGAAAAGGGAATTCTTCGCATTCGAAAACGTATTAATGAACTAGAACGTTCTACGGATAAATACCAGTATTGCAGAGCACAATTATTGGAGCACAAACCCGATTTGGTGTTTTGTACCACCCAACGTGCCAGTCAATCTATTGGTGCTTTGTTGGCGGCACAAGATTTAGGAATTCCGACTGTAGGTTTTGTATATTCTTGGGACAATGTTCCCAAAGCGATGCAGTTAATAGAAACTGATTACTACTGTGTTTGGAGTGATTTGATGAAAGCAGAAGTGTTGAAATATTACCCTTTTGTGAAAGAAAACCAAGTAATAGTTACAGGTACGCCACAGTTTGAACCTCATTTTGATACTAGTTTATCTCAAAGTCGTGAAGAATTTTGTCTCGAAAACAACTTAGATTCCGCCAAAAAATACATTTGCTACTCTGGTGACGATGAAACAACGTCGCCTTTGGACCAGTATTATTTGGAAGATTTGGCAATTGCCATTCGAAACCTGAATTCAAAAGGTAGAAATTTAGCTGTTATTTATCGAAAATGTCCGGTTGATACTACTGCGCGTTATGATGCGATTTTGGAGAAATATAAAGATGTAGTCGTGTCGCTAGATCCTTTATGGAAGTCACAAGGTAAAAATTGGAATGAAATACTGCCTACGAAAGCCGATTTGAAGGCTTTGTATAATGTGTGCCAGCATTCAGAATTGGTGACCAATGTGTGTTCCTCGACGGTATTTGATTTTGTGGCGCATGGCAAGCCTTGTATTTATTATAATTACGAGCAACCGCAATTAAAGAAAGGCATTCGAGATATTGGACAAAATTACAAATATGTCCATTTTAGAAGTATGCCGAGTCCCGAAGCAGCAGTTTTTTGTACGGATAAAA encodes the following:
- a CDS encoding CDP-glycerol glycerophosphotransferase family protein, with the protein product MNKKIFVFFPDGVGLRNFAFTQFKEIGEARGNQIVYWNNTVFSLKQELGYDEVKIENHKIHKLTPIYTRIRKHIELNVSQKKFNDEVYPTYKFPFSYKGIKNSLVSVFSKIMIGFHSSEKGILRIRKRINELERSTDKYQYCRAQLLEHKPDLVFCTTQRASQSIGALLAAQDLGIPTVGFVYSWDNVPKAMQLIETDYYCVWSDLMKAEVLKYYPFVKENQVIVTGTPQFEPHFDTSLSQSREEFCLENNLDSAKKYICYSGDDETTSPLDQYYLEDLAIAIRNLNSKGRNLAVIYRKCPVDTTARYDAILEKYKDVVVSLDPLWKSQGKNWNEILPTKADLKALYNVCQHSELVTNVCSSTVFDFVAHGKPCIYYNYEQPQLKKGIRDIGQNYKYVHFRSMPSPEAAVFCTDKKELENLVQKILDNELSNVSEGQKWFEIVASPNPTHASNQIWNAIETILK